A region from the Solibacillus sp. FSL H8-0523 genome encodes:
- a CDS encoding class I SAM-dependent methyltransferase — translation MTFSKEWEEIYKSQSHLSVWPWSDVVSYVKRYTNAKGSNFKVLELGCGAGANIPFFESLGVEYHAIEGSPSIVERLHKQFPKYTQNIQVGDFTKLNLGENYYDLILDRASLTCNDSEAINATLKNIYRALKQDGVLIGIDWFSTLHSSYAEGEFQKDDIYTKFNISTGHLSGLGIIHFTDKNHLMDLLEYFKIEVLEHKINEMNIPTTEKIAMWNFVAKK, via the coding sequence ATGACATTTTCAAAAGAATGGGAAGAAATTTATAAAAGTCAATCACATTTAAGTGTCTGGCCTTGGTCTGACGTAGTAAGTTATGTAAAACGATATACAAATGCCAAAGGTAGTAACTTTAAAGTATTGGAATTAGGTTGTGGAGCAGGAGCGAATATACCGTTCTTTGAGAGTTTAGGTGTAGAGTATCATGCGATTGAAGGAAGTCCTTCAATTGTAGAAAGGTTACATAAACAATTTCCTAAATATACTCAAAATATTCAGGTAGGGGACTTCACAAAATTAAATCTTGGAGAAAATTATTATGATTTGATTCTAGATAGAGCCTCATTGACGTGTAATGACTCGGAAGCAATTAATGCAACTTTAAAAAATATATATCGTGCATTAAAACAAGATGGAGTACTGATAGGGATAGACTGGTTTTCTACTTTACACTCGTCATATGCGGAAGGTGAATTTCAAAAAGATGATATATATACAAAGTTTAATATATCAACAGGACATTTGTCAGGTTTAGGAATTATTCATTTTACGGATAAAAATCATTTAATGGATTTATTAGAATATTTTAAAATAGAAGTATTAGAACATAAAATCAATGAAATGAATATACCTACTACTGAAAAAATAGCAATGTGGAATTTTGTAGCTAAAAAATAA
- a CDS encoding FAD-dependent oxidoreductase, giving the protein MRDAVIVGGGIVGILAAIQLRLKGVKVTLIEKDSECGGLLKSVQNNSGIYFDYGTHIPSETSNDELDSILFSEMNNDKWNSFSTIKAGNYFNKNLYDKSQFIYLPSLKSSSYENGLFQLLNSKFSRRDLVESDNLLEYYNKLYGSIFTEDIFRPILKKFLGTDMEYLHSSAASVFSLTRLIPGNEFLTNNLKKIPLYDEKLAFVNYHEGVSNQKKFYPINGYGVQQWVMDILLKAETLGVKILTETFITSIDIKDKRIESLKLNTGEIIKTNILVWTANTYLLSNLIGLTNNMQKPKMRTMVLFNFVFDKHFLVENHYINCYDSDFKTFRVTLYPNLKSGHSENTPINCTVEVLMNKGDYSDIENEIFNELVIMGIISDDTEVIDVDKIEINDAFPIITPEYHYGIKLNNENIRDSVRNLVMAGKATGESFFLSDSLIDVFNKIRKLNF; this is encoded by the coding sequence TTGAGAGACGCAGTTATAGTAGGTGGAGGGATTGTAGGAATCCTTGCAGCAATTCAGCTTAGACTAAAAGGGGTAAAAGTCACACTTATAGAAAAAGATTCAGAATGTGGAGGGCTCTTAAAGTCAGTACAAAATAATTCTGGAATTTACTTTGATTATGGGACACACATTCCAAGTGAAACCTCCAATGATGAATTAGATTCAATTTTATTTTCAGAGATGAATAATGATAAATGGAATTCTTTTTCAACAATCAAAGCAGGGAATTATTTCAATAAAAATTTATACGATAAAAGTCAATTCATATATCTACCCTCTTTAAAATCGAGTTCGTATGAAAATGGATTATTTCAACTACTAAATTCTAAGTTCAGTAGAAGAGATTTAGTTGAAAGTGATAATTTATTGGAATATTACAATAAATTATATGGTAGTATTTTTACTGAAGATATTTTTAGACCAATATTAAAGAAGTTTTTAGGTACAGACATGGAGTACTTACATTCATCTGCAGCCTCAGTTTTTAGCTTAACAAGGTTAATTCCAGGGAATGAATTTTTAACTAATAATCTGAAAAAAATTCCTTTATATGACGAAAAGCTGGCTTTTGTAAATTATCATGAGGGCGTTTCGAATCAAAAAAAATTCTATCCTATTAATGGATATGGAGTTCAACAATGGGTAATGGATATATTGCTAAAGGCTGAAACTCTAGGAGTTAAAATTTTAACAGAAACATTTATTACTTCAATTGATATAAAGGATAAGAGGATAGAAAGTTTGAAATTAAATACAGGTGAAATAATTAAGACTAATATCTTAGTTTGGACAGCAAATACATATTTGTTATCAAATTTAATAGGTTTAACAAATAACATGCAAAAACCAAAAATGAGAACAATGGTCTTATTTAATTTTGTATTTGACAAACATTTTTTAGTAGAGAATCATTACATAAATTGCTATGATTCTGATTTCAAAACATTCCGAGTCACATTATATCCTAATTTAAAATCGGGCCATTCCGAGAACACACCAATTAATTGTACAGTAGAAGTATTGATGAATAAAGGAGATTATTCAGATATAGAAAATGAAATATTCAACGAACTTGTAATTATGGGGATTATTAGTGACGATACTGAAGTCATTGATGTAGACAAAATAGAAATAAATGATGCGTTTCCAATAATTACACCTGAATACCATTATGGAATTAAGCTTAATAATGAAAATATAAGAGATTCAGTTAGGAATTTAGTAATG
- a CDS encoding N-acetylneuraminate synthase family protein — MVKIGNREIDINNEPYIVAEVGINHNGDLNKAFEMIKVAKKSGVDAVKFQTFKAEEFVNDSTQMFSYKSQGQEITEPMLDMFKRYEFTKEEWQSIKSKCDELGITFLSTPQNESDLELLMQIGIDAIKVGSDDFTNLPLLKSYAKIGLPLIISCGMADMAEVYETLNTLDAFNGESVILLLCTSQYPTPVEDVNLNKLKTLASSFPNITLGFSDHTQGFLASSLAITYGARFFEKHFTLDNDLPGPDHWFSENPASLEEWVNAIRMSYKMLGDSIIRPTKAEEQMKIIARRHIVALNDINEGEELNSSNLVLRRTGEPGLVPKFYEEIQGSKALKNISKGEMIRLGDFYVGK; from the coding sequence ATGGTTAAAATAGGGAATAGGGAAATTGATATTAATAATGAACCTTACATTGTGGCAGAGGTAGGTATTAATCATAACGGAGACTTAAATAAAGCATTTGAGATGATTAAAGTTGCTAAAAAATCAGGTGTTGATGCAGTTAAATTTCAAACATTCAAAGCTGAAGAATTTGTTAACGATAGTACACAAATGTTTTCATATAAATCACAAGGTCAAGAAATTACTGAACCTATGTTAGATATGTTTAAACGATATGAATTTACAAAAGAAGAGTGGCAATCGATAAAAAGTAAGTGTGATGAATTAGGCATCACATTTTTATCAACTCCACAAAATGAATCAGATTTAGAACTATTGATGCAAATCGGGATAGATGCAATAAAAGTTGGTTCGGATGATTTTACGAATTTACCTTTGTTGAAGAGTTACGCAAAAATAGGTTTACCATTAATTATTTCATGCGGAATGGCCGATATGGCAGAAGTATATGAGACGCTTAATACATTAGATGCGTTTAATGGGGAGTCTGTAATTTTACTATTGTGTACGTCTCAATATCCAACCCCAGTAGAGGATGTAAATTTAAACAAATTAAAAACTTTAGCATCTAGTTTTCCTAATATTACATTAGGCTTTTCTGACCATACACAAGGTTTTTTAGCTTCATCTTTAGCGATAACATACGGAGCTAGATTTTTTGAAAAACATTTCACATTAGATAATGATTTACCAGGCCCGGATCATTGGTTTTCTGAAAATCCGGCTAGTTTAGAAGAGTGGGTTAATGCGATTAGGATGTCTTATAAAATGTTAGGAGATTCAATTATTAGACCTACAAAAGCAGAAGAACAAATGAAAATAATTGCAAGGAGACATATAGTAGCCTTAAATGATATTAATGAAGGAGAAGAATTGAATTCTAGTAATTTAGTTTTGAGAAGAACTGGAGAACCAGGGTTAGTACCCAAGTTTTATGAAGAGATACAGGGTTCTAAGGCATTGAAAAATATAAGTAAAGGTGAAATGATTAGACTGGGGGATTTTTATGTTGGAAAGTAA
- a CDS encoding acyltransferase, with protein MLESNEFRKMLSKSINFKENDFHPLVWINGEPEIGDNVFIGFFSEINAKGAKVIIGDNCDIASFVAINCADSHKKCIEVSDEIDRKNIILENNVFVGSHSVIKGGANIGHHSVIAAGTIVEGVEIPPYSLIIGNPMVVKEGYYK; from the coding sequence ATGTTGGAAAGTAATGAATTCAGAAAAATGCTAAGCAAATCAATTAATTTTAAAGAAAATGATTTTCATCCGCTAGTATGGATTAATGGAGAGCCTGAAATCGGGGATAATGTATTTATAGGTTTTTTTTCTGAAATTAATGCAAAAGGTGCAAAGGTGATTATTGGTGATAATTGTGATATTGCCTCATTTGTTGCTATAAATTGTGCAGATTCACATAAAAAATGCATTGAAGTTTCAGATGAAATAGATAGAAAGAATATAATTTTGGAAAATAATGTGTTTGTAGGTTCCCATTCTGTAATTAAAGGTGGAGCTAACATCGGACATCATTCAGTAATCGCGGCTGGGACAATAGTTGAAGGTGTGGAGATTCCTCCATATTCTTTAATAATAGGGAATCCAATGGTTGTTAAAGAAGGTTACTACAAATAG
- a CDS encoding class I SAM-dependent methyltransferase has translation MAFSKEWEEVYQNQNHLSIWPWSDVVSYVKRHTNASGSDFKVLELGCGAGANIPFFKSLNVEYHAIDGSPSIVEKLHTQFPEYKNNIQIGDFTKLDFGKNKYDLILDRASITHNTTRAINECLANVYKALKNKGTYIGIDWFSSAHSDFNKGSLLENDLYTKTGFTEGQFSGLGNVHFSDKDHLMKLFSAFEIKVLEHKVSNFELPKQHQFASWNIVATKVENSLLGEILV, from the coding sequence ATGGCATTTTCAAAAGAGTGGGAAGAAGTATATCAAAATCAAAATCATTTAAGTATTTGGCCTTGGTCGGATGTAGTAAGTTATGTAAAGCGACATACTAACGCATCTGGAAGTGATTTTAAAGTATTGGAATTAGGTTGTGGAGCAGGTGCAAATATACCTTTTTTTAAGAGCTTAAATGTTGAATATCATGCGATTGATGGAAGTCCTTCAATAGTAGAAAAGTTACATACACAATTTCCAGAGTATAAAAATAATATTCAAATAGGAGATTTTACGAAACTTGATTTTGGAAAAAATAAGTATGATTTAATATTAGATAGAGCTTCAATTACACATAATACTACCCGCGCGATTAATGAATGTTTAGCGAACGTATATAAGGCTTTGAAAAATAAGGGTACTTATATAGGAATAGATTGGTTTTCGTCAGCACATTCGGATTTCAATAAAGGTTCGCTATTAGAAAATGATTTATATACAAAAACAGGATTTACAGAAGGACAGTTTTCTGGTTTAGGAAATGTACATTTCTCTGATAAAGATCACTTAATGAAACTATTTTCAGCTTTTGAAATAAAAGTATTGGAGCATAAAGTAAGTAATTTTGAATTACCTAAACAGCATCAGTTTGCGTCGTGGAACATAGTTGCAACTAAAGTAGAGAATAGTCTATTAGGAGAGATTTTAGTATGA
- a CDS encoding WbqC family protein — protein sequence MIGMIVTAHQPAYLPWLGLFHKIAISDYYVYLDTVQFEKNSFINRNKLVSDQEAIWLTVPVHHKGHFETSISDIQINNNLKWKKKHWLSIYYNYKSSRYFDKYSPFIEEVYSREWDSLADLNYEMMKWYLNVLRINVPIIRASEQSFIGQKNELLINITKQLNSDIFIFGSLGENYADRELFYQSGIYPYFQKYNHPIYTQQNQNFLPYMSVLDLLFNEGPDALNIILKGNISKNELLKKRSD from the coding sequence GTGATTGGCATGATAGTCACAGCACATCAACCTGCTTATTTACCTTGGTTAGGGCTATTTCATAAAATTGCAATAAGTGATTACTACGTGTATTTAGACACAGTTCAATTTGAAAAAAATAGCTTTATAAATCGTAATAAATTGGTTAGCGATCAAGAAGCTATTTGGTTGACAGTCCCAGTTCATCATAAGGGACATTTTGAGACGTCAATTAGTGATATTCAGATTAATAATAATTTAAAATGGAAAAAGAAACATTGGCTATCGATTTATTATAATTATAAATCAAGTCGATACTTTGATAAGTACAGTCCATTTATAGAGGAAGTCTATTCAAGGGAATGGGATAGCTTAGCTGACTTAAATTATGAAATGATGAAATGGTATTTAAATGTTTTGCGTATCAATGTTCCAATTATTAGAGCTAGTGAACAATCTTTTATAGGACAAAAAAATGAACTATTGATTAATATTACAAAACAGTTAAATAGCGATATTTTTATTTTTGGAAGTTTAGGTGAAAATTACGCAGATAGAGAATTGTTCTATCAATCCGGTATATATCCATATTTTCAAAAATATAATCATCCAATTTATACGCAACAAAATCAGAATTTTTTACCCTATATGAGTGTTTTAGATTTATTATTTAATGAGGGACCAGATGCATTAAATATAATTCTAAAAGGCAATATTAGTAAAAATGAGTTATTGAAAAAAAGGAGTGATTGA